From Ndongobacter massiliensis:
GTTGCATAATCGCCATGAGCTGTACGGCATTGTAGCCGCTTTTGGCGATGCGCGGCAAAATTTGATCGGCAAATTCGCGGTAGGTGCCGACGCGGGCTTCTTCGAGCGCCATGCCGACGTGCGCTTCATAAATCAGCGGCTCCACGTTCTTTTTTGGCGTATACGCATGCTGCCACACATAGGGCGTTTCGGGTGCCCAGAGTTCTCCGATAAAATCATTGGAACCGTCGTCATGGACTTCCTGTATCACGTAATTCATGAATAGCGGAATTTTGTAGTGATCCTGTCCGTCGAAGCGAACGATGACTTTGAGGCGGGAACGGTGGCGCAGTGCCTCAGGACCGAGGTGAATTTCCCAATCACCGTTTTCCAGGCGTGCCAGTGGATGCGACCGCGGCGCCCAGTTATTAAAATCTCCGACGAGAAAGAGCGACTCAGCAGCCGGCGCCCATTCGCGATACACCCAGCCGTCTTCCGTGCGATGAAACCCATAGTATTGATGGGCATTGGAAAAATCGACGAGAGAATCGGATGCGCCCACTAATTCCGCCCGCTTTTCCGTATAACGTTCCACACGCAGTTCAAGATCGGAACGAAATTCTTCCAGCCAAGCGTCCTTTTCCAGGAGCGATTCGATCCGCTGCTTTTCATTTTTCATAACTTCCTCCTTGCGGCCTTGGAATCGATTGCCTATTTCGCTCTTATTATACCCTATTTCCTTTTTTACAACAGCGATTCCCCCAAACCCTTTGACGAAAAGTCAAGAGACGATGTGTACCGGCGGCGCATGTGGTAAAATGAAAAAAACACCAAGGGGGGAAAACTATGGCATTACGAGTGGGCGTTCTGACCAGCGGCGGGGATTGTCAGAGTTTGAATGCAACGCTGCGCGGTTTCGGCAAGGCATTATATCGATTTGATGAGAATGCGACAATACTTGGTTTCCAACAGGGCTATAAGGGCCTGATGTACAATCTTTTTCGTGAAATGAAATTTCAGGAGTTTTCCGGACTCCTCAGTTTAGGCGGAACCATCCTCGGCACGAGCCGACAGAGTTTTAAGACGATGCGCGATCCGGATGAATACGGAAACGACAAAGTCGAACTGATGAAGGAAACCTACCGGAAAAATCGCCTCGATGCGCTGGTTGTGTTGGGCGGGAACGGATCGCAGAAAACGGCGAATTTGCTGACGGAAGAGGGACTGTGTGTGGTCGGCTTGCCCAAGACGATTGATAACGACCTGTGGGGGACGGATATGACCTTCGGCTTTCACAGCGCCCTTCGCATCGCCACCGATGCTATTGACTGTATCCATACGACGGCGGCTTCGCATGGTCGCGTATTTATTGTCGAAATCATGGGGCACAAGGTGGGCTGGTTGACCTTGGCCGCCGGCATTGCGGCAGGTGCGGATGTCATTTTGATCCCGGAAATTCCTTACTCCATTGACAGCGTCTGTGAAACCATTCGCTATCGACGCGAGCACGACAATAAATTCTCCATCATCGCAGTTGCTGAGGGAGTGAAAACCCGGGAAGAAGCGGAGATGAAAAAGAAGGACTACAAAAAATTGGTGGAAAAGCGCGTGCATCCGTCTGTTGCGTATGAGATTGCGGAATGTGTGGAGACAAAGTTAGGTGCGGAAGTGCGCGTGACTGTCCCAGGTCACATGCAGCGCGGTGGATCGCCCAATGCCTTTGACCGCTTGCTGGCAACGCGCATCGGTGCGCGCGGCGCCCAGGCGATCATAGAGAAGGACTTCGGAAAACTCGTCGTTTTTCGCGGCGATGATCTGTGCACCATTCCCTTGTCGGAAAGTGCCGGACGGCTGAAATCTGTTCCGGTGGATCATCCATGGATTCAAGAAGCGCGTATGATCGGCATTGGGTTCGGCGATTAAACGGGCTGGGAGGAAAGAATGAGAGAATCGAAACAGAAAAAAGCACGCGAACCGCGCGAGGACGGACTGGGCAGTGTAATCACAGTAGCCGTGAGTACCGTTGTCATTTTATTGGTGATTTGGTTCGGCGCAACACGTTTTATCGCAATGACCGGTAAGAAGACGGAAGCGGAGAGTGCTGAGTCGGCGGCTTCCGTTTCCTCACAGAGTGAGGTGAGTTCCGTTGCCTCCGAATCATCCGTCGAGGCGTCCTCCGAATCGGAGAGCATCGATGGCCCGGCGAATCGCAAAGAACCGGGGACATGGCCCGGAAAAACCTTTCGCACGGCGGAAAGTGTCAATGTACGCAGCGCCATGGGAACGGATTCCGAAGTGCTCTTGACGCTTCAACCGGACGTGGAAATTCACGTAACCGATGCGGATTTTGACGGCGAAAGCGTGTGGGTGCATGCCACGTTTGAAGTGGACGGCGCGACGAAAGAAGGTTGGCTGTATTCGGAATTGATCGATCCGAATCCCGTGCAGCCGTAAAGGCGGCGCTGGTGCACGAATGCAAAAGGAAGGACCCGAGAGGGTCCTTTTTTGAAAGCACACAGGACGATCCGAATCCAGTGGGCTATAATGAAGAAAAGAATCTAGAAAGCCGCTGCAATTGGGCGGAGGGAGGATACTATGGACGGATTTTTACGTGTGGCAGCGGCGACGCCGCGAGTGCAACTGGCGGATCCGCAGGAAAATGCCAAACGTATCGAAAAAATGATTTGGGAAGCCGGGGCGGCGGGCGCTTCCATTCTTGTCTTTCCCGCGTTGAGTTTATGTGGGGCGAGTCTGGGAAACCTTTACAGCCAAACCCTGCTTTTGCAACGTTGTGAAGAAGAATTGGCCAACTTGATCGATCGTACGGAGAGCTTGGATATTTTATGCGTCGTCGGGCTGCCTTTGCGGCGCGCCGGGCGTATTTACAACGGATTGGCGGTATTTCAGAGCGGACAATTATTGGCCCTGTACGGACATGGCGCGAATGTGGCACTTCCGTCCGCCTTTGGCGCAACGGGCAGCCCACTGGGCGGAATGGGCGGAGGGCTCACTGCCGAGACGGGCGTTTTTGCCCCGGCGCCGTATCGTCCACAGCTCATTTCTTATGCGGGATTTGATGAGGTGCCTTTTGGGCAGCATCTGCTTTTCACTTCGGAGGAAGCGCCTTCGCTGCGTATGGCACTATGTTTTGGCGATGAACGTCTTTCTCCGGCGTTTCTTCCGCCGAAATCGGCGACGTTGCTTTTGTGTGCGGCGGCCTATTCGGATGGCTTGCGTATGAGGGAACGGCGCAACGCCCGATTGATTTCGCAGACGATGGGGGAGGCGGGCCTGGTGTTGGCGGGTGCCGGCGCGGGCGAAGCCGGCGCTGGATGCCTGTATTCGGGAGAACGGTTGCTGGTGGAGGACGGAATGCTGCTGGAGAAAAGCGCGTTGCACAGCGCGGAGGGGATGTGCTGTGCGGATTTCGATCTGGAGCGCCTCGGACCGGCCCGCGCAGCGGGCGGGTCCGAGGGGGACGCGGTGGAGCCCCGGGAGGTTTCCTTCGCATTGCCGCTTGCTTTTCCACAGGTTGATTTTCTGCGACCGGTGGAGCGTCAGCCATTTCTGCCGCAGGGACCGGAGGCGGAGACGGCTTATGAACAACTGTTCACTTTGTTGGGGCGCGGTCTTGCCCAGCGGGTGACGCATATCGGCGCAAAAAAAATATTTTTAGGGCTCTCCGGCGGGTTGGATTCGACATTGGCCCTGCTGCTTGCCGTCCGCGCCGCGGAAATGGGGGCACTTGCAAAAAAAGATATTGTTGCAATTTCGATGCCGGCCTTCGGGACGAGTCGCCGCACGGCGGACAATGCAGAAAAATTGGCAGGAGTTCTTGGCGTTTCTTTTCGCACAATTCCGCTTGCCGATGTTTTACGGCAGCATTTTCGCGATATCGGTTTGCCGGAGGGCGAACGCAGCACGGCGTATGAAAATGCACAGGCGCGCGAACGCACGCAGGTGCTGATGGACAGCGCAAACCGCGAGCAGGGGGTGGTGGTCGGAACCGGTGATTTAAGCGAGGCGGCGCTGGGCTGGTCCACTTATAATGGGGATCATATGTCGATGTACCACATCAATGCGTCGATTCCGAAAACATTGGTGCGCGCGCTGGTGTATTACGCAGGGGCGCGCCGGGGTTCGGAAGCGCTGCGCCCAATATTGGAAGAAATTCTCGCCACGCCGGTTTCCCCGGAGCTCCTTCCACCCACTGAGGGCGCGCAGGAAACGGAATCCATCATCGGTCCCTATGAGCTGCACGATTTCTATCTTTACTATACGCTGCGCTGGGCAACGGCGCCATCAAAACTGTTGCGCTATGCAAGCAAGGCATTTGCCGACACCTATGATCGCAAAACGCTGTTGCATTGGATGGATGTGTTTTATCAACGCTTTTTTGCGGCGCAGTTCAAACGCAATGCGATGCCGGATGGACCGACGATTGGCGCGTGGTCACTTTCCGCGCGGGGTGGATGGCAAATGCCGTCGGATGCGCATGCCACCCTTTGGCGCCGGGAAGTGGAGAGCCTTCGCGAAGCGCAGGACGATGTGTTAAAATGAATGCGAAAGAGGTGGGTATGCGCAAAGGATTGTTTGTGACATTGGAAGGATCGGACGGATCCGGAAAAACCACGCTGGCGCACGGCTTGATGCACCGCTTGGAAGCCGCGCACATAGATTACGTGTACACTCGGGAACCGGGCGGGACGCCAATTTCGGAAGAAATTCGCCACCTGCTTTTAGATACCAAGAACCGTGCGATGGGCGCACGTTGTGAGGCACTTCTCTATGCAGCTTCCCGCGCGCAACATACAGATGCCTGTATTGTTCCGGCTTTGGAGGCGGGAAAGTTGGTCCTTTGTGATCGTTATGTACTCAGTTCACTTGCCTATCAGGGTGCGGGGCGCGAGCTCGGGTTGGAACCGGTTGCTGCGATCAATCGCTTTGCGACAGACGGGCTGACGCCGGATGTGATCCTATTTTTGGAGGTGGATCCGATGCGCGTACTGCAGCGAAAGGCGCAGGTGCAAATGAAGGATCGCCTTGAAGAAGAGGGCGAGGCGTTTCATCGGCGCGTCTATGAGGGATACCGAAAAGCGTTGCCGCTCTTTGCGAATGTCCACCGGTTGGATGCCGATCGACCGGCGGATGTAGTGGTTGAATCGGCGTGGAATGTAATCAAGGATGCGTGGAGGGAATGATGAAACTGTTGATTGCTGTCGTGCAGGACAGTGATGTCAATCCGTTAATGGATGATTTAGTGGACGCGGGATACCGTGTGACGAAACTGTCTTCCACCGGTGGTTTTTTGAAGAGTGGCAATACCACTTTATTTCTTGGCGTCGAAGAGGAGCAGGTGGAAGAGGCGCTTGCTGTCATCGATCGCAACTGCAAACGTCGCAAGACAATGACGACGATGATGAATCCACAGTTGGACGGCGGCGTTTATCAGAGTTTTCCCATTGAAATTGAGGTTGGCGGGGCGACGGTCTTCCAGTTGGATGTGGACCGCATGATCCGGCTGTGAGGCTGCCGGAAAGTCCGCGCGATCTTTCGCACGCGTATGTGATTACCTCGCCCGACCGCATGCGGGGAATCGCGGCGGCGCGTGCGTATGCAAAGCGCATTCTCTGTGATTTCGGAGGGGCCGAAGAAGAAAAATGGGCGCGCGGTACACTGCCGGATTTCTGGTTGGAGGAAGCGGAAAAAATTCCCATTGACCGCATCCGGACAATTTGCGCCCGCCTGTACCAAAAGCCCTTGGAAAGCACCTACCGGGTGGTTTTGCTGGCGCACGCAGATGCCATGCGCGACGAAGCGCAGAATGCGCTGCTCAAATCGCTGGAGGAGCCGCCGCTTTATGTGGTATGGCTGTTGGTGTGCGAAAATGAAACGCGTCTGCTTCCCACGATACGTTCGCGTTGTCGGATTCTGCGCATAGAGGGGAAAAATGCCGAATCGACGCCAATCGATGCGCAGGTACTTGCCATGACGCGCGCCGCGTTGGCGGGTGACCGCTTGCGCGTCCTGACGGATCGCGGGTTTTATGAGGACAGGAAAGAAGTTTGTGCACAAACCTTGGAGATGGTACGCACGTTTCTGCTGTTGTGCCTGAAAGAGCGTACACAGGCAAATGCAGATATTCCGGCGACATTGATGCAGGCAGTGCGCGAGACGTCCGCCAAGCGGTCGGCGGTACAATGGGCGGAGGCGCTATCGATGGTGGAAGAGACCCGACAGGCATTGGATGTCAATGTCAATGCAGTTTTGGCTTTAGAACATATATTTTTATCGCTTGCCCGTGGGCAGCGTTTCAATAGATAGGAGGAAAGCATGACGGAGATGATCGGCGTGCAATTAAACCACTCCGGCAAGGTGTATTATTTTTCCCCGGATGGGGAGCAGCTTGCCAAGGGGCAGCGTGTCATTGTCGAGACGGCGCGCGGTATCGAGTGCGGCATAGTGAGCATAGGTAATGCACAGTGGTCGGAGGAAAGTATTCAAAAAGACTTGAAACCGATTCTCCGTGTGGCAAATGAGGAGGATCTTGCCACCGTCGAAGAGAGCGAACGCTTGGCGAAAGAGGCGCTTGCGGTTTGTCAGGAAAAGGTAGAGGCGCACGGACTTGCCATGCGTTTGATTCACAGTGAGTACACCTTTGACAGGAATAAACTGATATTTTATTTTACCGCCGAGGATCGCGTGGATTTTCGGGAATTGGTGCGCGATCTGGCACAGACATTTCGTACGCGCATTGAACTGCGGCAGGTCGGAGTGCGAGATCAGGCGAAAATGGTTGGCGGGTTGGGCGCCTGCGGACAGGAAATGTGTTGCCATCGCTATATGGTGAATTTTGATCCCGTATCGATCAAGATGGCAAAAACGCAAGGACTCTCCTTGAATCCGACAAAAATTTCAGGCGTTTGCGGCCGCCTCATGTGCTGCTTGAATTTTGAGCAGGAAGTGTATCTCGAACACAACAAGCAGGCGCCGGACATCGGTTGTTTGGTATTGACGGTGGATGGACAGGGGTATGTAGTCGACCGCGATGTACTGCAGCGACGCGTTCGAGTGCGTGTTTACAAGGAAGACGAAAGTCAGGACGAAAAGTATTATACCTTTGAAGAACTGCAGGTGATTGAAAAACGCAAAAAGGGTCATCGCCGTCCTGCGCTGCGCCCGGAATTGATGGGGGAAACGTATCGCCCGGAAAAGTCTGGGGAAAATTTACCTCAGGCGCCGGACTGCGCGTCATGCGCTTGCCCAATGCATACGCAGGAAGAGATCATGGCGGTTTCGGAAGAGATTCCTACACCGCCCGCGCCGCAATCAGAGCATCGGAAAGGTGCACGGCATGGTGAAACGCCGGACAAAAAAGATCCACGGCGACATCCGACGCGCGAAGGGAAACGTTCGGAAGTCAAGCGCAAGCGACGATCGAGAAAACGCGAAGCCGGACGGCGTTGAGTTGAGATATTGTTTGTGCTACACTGTGAGAGGAAGAAATAATTCCAATTTGCTGAAAGGAGAATGAGTATGGCCTATAAGATTTTGGATTCCTGCATCGCATGCGGAACCTGCCAGCCGGAATGTCCAACGGACTCGATTTCCGATGGAGACATTTACGTCATCGATCCGGACACCTGCATTGATTGCGGAGCCTGCGCAGCGGTTTGCCCGACGGATGCGATTATCCCTGAATAAGCAAACTACATAGCGAGAGAAGTCCCCGGAAGGGGACTTTTTTCATATTATATTAGAGAGAAAAGAAGGGAGAGCGAATGGAGGAAACTTTCACGGAAGGCGCTATTGTTTTTGTGCCGACGCCCATCGGAAATCGGGAAGATCTTACGCTGCGCGCCTTGCGTGTGCTGCGCGAAGCGGATTCTATTGCCTGCGAGGATACGCGGCATACGCGCCTTTTACTGGACTATTACGATATTAAAAAGCCGCTGCTCTCCTATCATCAACATAATGAGAACAGTCGGGCGGAAGAGTTAATCGTCCTCGCGCAGCGCGGAGCGCGCATTGCCGTTGTGAGTGATGCGGGCATGCCCGGCATTTCGGACCCGGGGCGCCGGCTAATTCGCCGGTGTCAGGAAGTCGGGCTCTCCTATACAGTTCTCCCGGGACCCTCGGCGGTGACGACGGCTGTCGTGGCCTGTGGTGTGGGGGATGGAACATTTACGTTTTATGGCTTTTTGGAACGGCGCGGCGCAGCGCGGGAAAAACAGTTGGAGCAGATCGATCGGTCCTATACAACGTCCGTCTTGTATGAGTCGCCGAAGCGCATCCGGGCGACGGTGCGGGAATTCAGCACCCGTTGGCCCAATCGTCTTTTTGCAACAGCGCGGGAACTTACGAAGCGATATGAGGAAATCCGGCGGTTTTCCGGCGAAGATGCCCCCTGGGATACCTTGCCGGAAAAGGGCGAGTATGTCCTGCTCGTCGGACCGGCGCGCCCTACGATCGTCGGAGAAGCGGAGGTGCTCGCTCAACTCGAAGCCTTAAAAGTGGAGGGTGTGCGCTCAAAAGAGGCAGTACAACGGGTGAGCGTGGCGTGTGGATGGTCAAAAAATGCTGTCTATCAATTGATGGTGGGGCAGAAGAAAAAAAGCGCAGAACGGGAATAATATTACAAAAACGTAATAAATAGGAAAAAGTAGGCGAAAAAACGCCTCTTTTTTTTGACATTTTTTTCAGACCTGTATAGAATAGCTCAGTATTCAAAAGTAACAAAACAGTTACAAACAGGAAACAATTGTAACGATTCGCACGGCCTTGACTGTTGCGGAGGAATGGGAGGAACTTTGAATAACTTTGTTTTGAAACGCTCTCTGGGGATTATGGCGGGCGTCTTGGCGGCAAGCATTGCAGGAGGCAGTATCGTCTATGCGCAGCGCCCCAAGGAAATCAGCGTGGATTGGGATGATCGTCCGGTCGAGTTGTATACGAGTGCGGGAACGGTACGCGAGGCACTGGCGGAAGCCGGTTTGACGGCGTTGGATGAAGTACAGATTTCTGAGGATCCGTCGGAACCGATTCGCGAAGGGATGCACCTGGAGCTGGATACCAAAAAGCAGGTGAAACTGCAAGTGGGCGGCGTACAACGCACCGTGGCGACGTACGTCAATACGATCGGTGCACTTTTAGAGGAGCAGGGTGTTGTGTACGATGCCGATGATGAAATCTCGCCGGCGCGCGCAGAGGCTTTGAAGGACGGCACCGAGGTACGGGTGGATTCCATTCAGGTGATTACCTCGACGGAAACGAAGGCGGTGCCTTATGAGACAATCGTTGAAGAAACGGCAGATCTTTACACAGATCAGGAAGAAATCGTCCAGGAAGGACAGGACGGGATCTGTGAAGTAACCAAAGAAATGATCGTGCGCAACGGCGTCATCGAAACGCGGCGCATCGCAAGCGAAAAGGTGGTGCAGGAGCCGATCACCGAGCAGATTCGAAAAGGAACTGCGGAGCGTCCGTCGGCGCGCTACGCCGGACCGTCGGGAGCGCCAAGCGGCGGTACGACCCTTGTCATGGAAGCAACGGCGTATACGCATACGGGAAATCCAACGGCAACGGGCGCATGGCCCACGGCGTATTACACCGTAGCGGTCGACCCGTCCGTTATTCCGATGGGCACCCGGCTCTACGTCGAGGGCTACGGGTATGCGGTCGCTCAGGATACCGGCGGTGCCATCATCGGGAATCGCATCGATGTATTCTTCGACTCTGAGGGCGAGTGCATCAACTGGGGACGCCGCAGCGTCGTGGTGCATGTGCTAGACTAAAAATGTGAAAAGGCTGCACCGGAATGAAGGATTCCGGTGCAGTTTTTTGTAGAGATGGAGTATGAAAATGCGGCCTTTAAAAGCCATCTATCAAACTTTATACGCGTATTACGGCGACCTACATTGGTGGCCGGCAGACAGCCCCTTTGAAGTGATGGTCGGGGCGGTGCTTACGCAAAATACAGCATGGACGAATGTCGAAAAAGCAATTCGACAATTCGAAGGGGAGCTTTCACCGGAACGGGTTGTTCAACTTTCTTCAGATGAATTGGAAGCAATTATCCGACCGGCAGGATTTTATCGACAGAAAGCACAGTACTTAAAAGCGGTGAGCGAGTGGTTTTTGTGCTATGATGCCGATCCGAAGCGCGTGCGAAGCTGTTCACCGGATGCCATACGTTCCGAGTTGTTAGCAGTGCGAGGAGTTGGAAATGAGACGGCGGATTCGATACTTCTCTATGCATTTGATTTTCCAGCCTTCGTTATTGATGCATATACGATTCGACTGTTTCAACGAATCCCGCTTAATGCGGGGAACAAGTATATGGAAATCAAAAGGTTTTGTGAGGCGCAGATACCGAAGGACGCCATTCTTTATAATCGCTTCCATGCTCTCATCGTGGAAAATGCCAAAGAACATTGCCGTAAAAAGCCGCTCTGTGACGACTGCCCATTGGCGAACATATGCGCGAAACAAGGGCTGCCTTTGTAAAGAACTTCAAGAGCGTGATTTGAAAACAGTTTTCTATTTAATGGGGAAGCAGACGCCAAAGGTTGCAGGATTTTCGAGGGGATTTACAAAAAACAGCGTCAAGAGGTAGGGAAGCAATGTATGATATAATATAAATACAAAGACGGAATTTGCTTGCTGAACCGTTATCATAACAAATTTGAAAATTTTTCCAATGCTGTCGAACTTCTGCATGAAGGTGTACAAGCGTATTAAGAGCAACCTGCAAAAATTATTCGGAACCAGGTGATTTCGTGCTTTGGGTTCGTCAAATTGATCGAACAGCTGAAGCGCGAATCCTTACAATAGAGGAGCGTGCATTTTGACGCAGTGAAAAGTCCACATGATTCCTATCAACACAATTTTTATGTCGTTCCCGGTCGATTTTAAACTCTTTCCTTTCGGCGTTTTGATATAGTGTTTTACAAGCTTTGTTTCAGTTTTACAAGGAGTCTCTAAAAAGAAAGGGATAACGTTTGTCTTTCTTTTTTAGGAATAGAATAAGAACCGCATGAATAGATGAAGAGAAAGGAGTACATATGATCCAATCCTGGAAAGAAGAATTACAGAACAATATCACAAAACTCGAAGATTTGAAAGATCCGTTCTCGATCCCACCGGAAGAATGGGCAGATTTAAAAACTGTAATCACGCGGCATCCCATGAATATCACACGTTACTATGCGTCCCTCATTGATCTGAAAGACCCGAAAGATCCGATTCGCCGGATGTGTATTCCCCATATAGAAGAGTTGGATGGAACGGGCAGCTATGATACAAGCGGGGAAGAGAGCAATACCGTTTTATCAGGCGTGCAGCATAAGTACCCGCAGACGGCACTTGTGTTGACGACGAATATTTGCTTTATGTATTGTCGCCATTGTTTTCGTAAGCGCCTGGTCGGATATACACGGGATGAAATCCTTTCCCGAAGAAGAGAAGCCGTGGAGTATATATGGGATCACAAAGAAATTGACAATGTTTTGTTGAGCGGAGGGGATTTTCTTACACTGAATAATGCGCAAATTGCAGAATATTTTAAAGAACTTACTAGAATTTCACATTTAGATTTTATTCGGATGGGAAGTCGGATTCCGGTGGTGTTTCCTATGCGAATCTCGGAAGACACAGAACTCCTCGATATATTCGAAAAATATAATCAGAAAAAGCGCATTATGCTCGTCAGTCAGTTTAATCATCCGCGCGAATTGACGAACGAATCAATTGCTGCAATACGTGCTGTGCAAGAGACGGGGGTGGACGTGCTCAATCAGACGGTATTACTCAAGGGGATTAATGATTCAGTGGAGACGTTGACCGCACTGATGAAAGGTCTGATGAGGATCGCTGTTACACCGTATTATATTTTCCAATGCCGCCCTGTAAAACATGTAACGCAGCATTTTCAAATTCCCATCAATCAAGGCATTGAGCTTGTCAATGTGGTGCGGGATCAGTTGAGCGGTCCCTCTAAGCAATTCCGCTACGCTATGAGTCATCCGCGCGGCAAAATTGAACTGCTTGGGAAAATTGGCGAAGAAACGATCTTTAAGTTCGCGCAGGCAAAGGCACGTAGTGATGCCAACAAAATGTTTGCACGGAAAATGGGCAATGCAGGGTGGTTAGATCCGGA
This genomic window contains:
- the tmk gene encoding dTMP kinase, translated to MRKGLFVTLEGSDGSGKTTLAHGLMHRLEAAHIDYVYTREPGGTPISEEIRHLLLDTKNRAMGARCEALLYAASRAQHTDACIVPALEAGKLVLCDRYVLSSLAYQGAGRELGLEPVAAINRFATDGLTPDVILFLEVDPMRVLQRKAQVQMKDRLEEEGEAFHRRVYEGYRKALPLFANVHRLDADRPADVVVESAWNVIKDAWRE
- a CDS encoding DUF362 domain-containing protein, with product MAYKILDSCIACGTCQPECPTDSISDGDIYVIDPDTCIDCGACAAVCPTDAIIPE
- the rsmI gene encoding 16S rRNA (cytidine(1402)-2'-O)-methyltransferase, whose translation is MEETFTEGAIVFVPTPIGNREDLTLRALRVLREADSIACEDTRHTRLLLDYYDIKKPLLSYHQHNENSRAEELIVLAQRGARIAVVSDAGMPGISDPGRRLIRRCQEVGLSYTVLPGPSAVTTAVVACGVGDGTFTFYGFLERRGAAREKQLEQIDRSYTTSVLYESPKRIRATVREFSTRWPNRLFATARELTKRYEEIRRFSGEDAPWDTLPEKGEYVLLVGPARPTIVGEAEVLAQLEALKVEGVRSKEAVQRVSVACGWSKNAVYQLMVGQKKKSAERE
- a CDS encoding NAD(+) synthase produces the protein MDGFLRVAAATPRVQLADPQENAKRIEKMIWEAGAAGASILVFPALSLCGASLGNLYSQTLLLQRCEEELANLIDRTESLDILCVVGLPLRRAGRIYNGLAVFQSGQLLALYGHGANVALPSAFGATGSPLGGMGGGLTAETGVFAPAPYRPQLISYAGFDEVPFGQHLLFTSEEAPSLRMALCFGDERLSPAFLPPKSATLLLCAAAYSDGLRMRERRNARLISQTMGEAGLVLAGAGAGEAGAGCLYSGERLLVEDGMLLEKSALHSAEGMCCADFDLERLGPARAAGGSEGDAVEPREVSFALPLAFPQVDFLRPVERQPFLPQGPEAETAYEQLFTLLGRGLAQRVTHIGAKKIFLGLSGGLDSTLALLLAVRAAEMGALAKKDIVAISMPAFGTSRRTADNAEKLAGVLGVSFRTIPLADVLRQHFRDIGLPEGERSTAYENAQARERTQVLMDSANREQGVVVGTGDLSEAALGWSTYNGDHMSMYHINASIPKTLVRALVYYAGARRGSEALRPILEEILATPVSPELLPPTEGAQETESIIGPYELHDFYLYYTLRWATAPSKLLRYASKAFADTYDRKTLLHWMDVFYQRFFAAQFKRNAMPDGPTIGAWSLSARGGWQMPSDAHATLWRREVESLREAQDDVLK
- a CDS encoding 3D domain-containing protein — protein: MNNFVLKRSLGIMAGVLAASIAGGSIVYAQRPKEISVDWDDRPVELYTSAGTVREALAEAGLTALDEVQISEDPSEPIREGMHLELDTKKQVKLQVGGVQRTVATYVNTIGALLEEQGVVYDADDEISPARAEALKDGTEVRVDSIQVITSTETKAVPYETIVEETADLYTDQEEIVQEGQDGICEVTKEMIVRNGVIETRRIASEKVVQEPITEQIRKGTAERPSARYAGPSGAPSGGTTLVMEATAYTHTGNPTATGAWPTAYYTVAVDPSVIPMGTRLYVEGYGYAVAQDTGGAIIGNRIDVFFDSEGECINWGRRSVVVHVLD
- a CDS encoding cyclic-di-AMP receptor is translated as MKLLIAVVQDSDVNPLMDDLVDAGYRVTKLSSTGGFLKSGNTTLFLGVEEEQVEEALAVIDRNCKRRKTMTTMMNPQLDGGVYQSFPIEIEVGGATVFQLDVDRMIRL
- a CDS encoding KamA family radical SAM protein — translated: MIQSWKEELQNNITKLEDLKDPFSIPPEEWADLKTVITRHPMNITRYYASLIDLKDPKDPIRRMCIPHIEELDGTGSYDTSGEESNTVLSGVQHKYPQTALVLTTNICFMYCRHCFRKRLVGYTRDEILSRRREAVEYIWDHKEIDNVLLSGGDFLTLNNAQIAEYFKELTRISHLDFIRMGSRIPVVFPMRISEDTELLDIFEKYNQKKRIMLVSQFNHPRELTNESIAAIRAVQETGVDVLNQTVLLKGINDSVETLTALMKGLMRIAVTPYYIFQCRPVKHVTQHFQIPINQGIELVNVVRDQLSGPSKQFRYAMSHPRGKIELLGKIGEETIFKFAQAKARSDANKMFARKMGNAGWLDPDLNPTPSLTSA
- a CDS encoding endonuclease III domain-containing protein, with the protein product MRPLKAIYQTLYAYYGDLHWWPADSPFEVMVGAVLTQNTAWTNVEKAIRQFEGELSPERVVQLSSDELEAIIRPAGFYRQKAQYLKAVSEWFLCYDADPKRVRSCSPDAIRSELLAVRGVGNETADSILLYAFDFPAFVIDAYTIRLFQRIPLNAGNKYMEIKRFCEAQIPKDAILYNRFHALIVENAKEHCRKKPLCDDCPLANICAKQGLPL
- a CDS encoding DNA polymerase III subunit delta', producing MRLPESPRDLSHAYVITSPDRMRGIAAARAYAKRILCDFGGAEEEKWARGTLPDFWLEEAEKIPIDRIRTICARLYQKPLESTYRVVLLAHADAMRDEAQNALLKSLEEPPLYVVWLLVCENETRLLPTIRSRCRILRIEGKNAESTPIDAQVLAMTRAALAGDRLRVLTDRGFYEDRKEVCAQTLEMVRTFLLLCLKERTQANADIPATLMQAVRETSAKRSAVQWAEALSMVEETRQALDVNVNAVLALEHIFLSLARGQRFNR
- a CDS encoding stage 0 sporulation family protein — encoded protein: MTEMIGVQLNHSGKVYYFSPDGEQLAKGQRVIVETARGIECGIVSIGNAQWSEESIQKDLKPILRVANEEDLATVEESERLAKEALAVCQEKVEAHGLAMRLIHSEYTFDRNKLIFYFTAEDRVDFRELVRDLAQTFRTRIELRQVGVRDQAKMVGGLGACGQEMCCHRYMVNFDPVSIKMAKTQGLSLNPTKISGVCGRLMCCLNFEQEVYLEHNKQAPDIGCLVLTVDGQGYVVDRDVLQRRVRVRVYKEDESQDEKYYTFEELQVIEKRKKGHRRPALRPELMGETYRPEKSGENLPQAPDCASCACPMHTQEEIMAVSEEIPTPPAPQSEHRKGARHGETPDKKDPRRHPTREGKRSEVKRKRRSRKREAGRR
- a CDS encoding 6-phosphofructokinase; its protein translation is MALRVGVLTSGGDCQSLNATLRGFGKALYRFDENATILGFQQGYKGLMYNLFREMKFQEFSGLLSLGGTILGTSRQSFKTMRDPDEYGNDKVELMKETYRKNRLDALVVLGGNGSQKTANLLTEEGLCVVGLPKTIDNDLWGTDMTFGFHSALRIATDAIDCIHTTAASHGRVFIVEIMGHKVGWLTLAAGIAAGADVILIPEIPYSIDSVCETIRYRREHDNKFSIIAVAEGVKTREEAEMKKKDYKKLVEKRVHPSVAYEIAECVETKLGAEVRVTVPGHMQRGGSPNAFDRLLATRIGARGAQAIIEKDFGKLVVFRGDDLCTIPLSESAGRLKSVPVDHPWIQEARMIGIGFGD